Within Spodoptera frugiperda isolate SF20-4 chromosome 22, AGI-APGP_CSIRO_Sfru_2.0, whole genome shotgun sequence, the genomic segment ataattttaaaatacatatttatttagtaaattcaCTCCCTCGAcctatataagaaaaaaataatataatattaagttaccTGTGAGTGCGTGGCGGCGCGGTATGGGCAGCGCGCGCACTGCAGCGTGACGGCGGCGCCGCGCCCCGACCCCGCGCGCCCGCGGGACCCGCCCACCGTGTGCTCGCGGGCCTAAGAGgaataatcatttaaaaagctAAGTCAAATGAGCAAAGGaccaaatatatatatatttacatatattactAGCTAACCTGacaaacttcgtatcgcctcaaagtttttttcttactttagaAATCTTCCCTGAACTTCCACAAacaatagggtattatcctactagtcaaattcaatacttttatcgaaatgtcaaaaacgttacttttctatgaattttgtatgacattacaaattatgacgtcatatttttttgcgtcaaataggaTACTtgttacgcaaaaaatagcaagaaaaattaaataaataagtatatcgtcaaatgaattaataaaaatacgattattttaggatattttatcatattgaaatatcaaaataatttatatgtgaCCTAcgaaactacccaattgttttcgatagaaaatcgttattaaggaaaacaatgatagtttaagtaagcattcaatgactctgagtgtggcagtaagtgtgggagagccatgcttcggcactgctgggccggctcgaccggaccGAGCAgaaaacgtgaaacaacgcttgcgttatgttttgttggttaccggaggccaaattccctccttcccaatcttgccaatccccgattccccaaaaacccttaaatttctaacctccaaaagaccggcaacgcacttgtaacgcctctggtgtttcaagtgtccatgggcggcggcgattgcttaccatcaggtgatacgtcaccTGGGTTAACCGGCGAGTTCCATTAAATCACGTTTGCAGTGTCTTGCTTATGGGCgacattatcctcaaccaaaaatTATCAATTCTGTTGATTGAAACGCAAAATTTGGTTtcataaattaagctgtgacactgctagcaaataatattaatttagttttagataatttaagtgacaaatctatattatatagaCAATCTAATAATATAGAGATAAGTAGTATATATAATAGTACGAAGGAGACTCATCATTTGATGGCAAATGTGGGTGGCACtcctgataatattttaaactaaattctaaGACAACAGaagatatcaaattaaattctatGAATGTTACATGCATTGGAAAGGTATCTTCTGgcagtttaattaaatctaaatctaagaaaatagtacataaaaagaatacacaagataatttgttacaattgttttatcaaaatatgcagggcttttcatcaaaaactttagaaattgaattgtttttagaaaaatttaagtatgatattgtttgtataactGAACATTGGCTGAAAAGTTATCAAGTAgaatctattaattttaaaaactattgtgtTGGCAACTTTTTTTGCCGTCAATCAATGATACATGGTGGTAGCTTGATCTTGGTGAAAGAGTCagtgaaatataaagaaagacaAGATATTACATTACTATCAGTAGAGCACACAAtagagttgtcctgtgttgagctggataggcATATTGTAGTGTGTGTTTATAGGCCTCCTATTTTGCAGAATCTTAGTATTTTCAATTCAGTAATGGAAGATGTACTACAGAAAACATGTTCCAGTAGTAAACATGTTATAgtatgtggcgattttaatgttgatctcctggaaaagaacaataattgtactaatttgttgagtctctttaaatcatttgatttgtctaatattttcctaGAGCCCACCCGAGTAACATCCACCTCGGCGacatgtatagataatattttttgcaactgtgATTATTTACATAAGGACATTGTAAATAGATTACCATCTGATCACAGTGGGCTGACAGTCAACTTTAACACTGTCACGACTGTACAAAATAGGGAAATTATGTTCAGacaattcacaaataaaaaaattgagttatTAAATCACAACTTAAAAAATGAATTAGGCAACCAAATACATGCTAGTGAATACCCGAGTGAGATTTATGACAACTTATTATCCATTATTAAAACACAGTATGATAAATTGTTccctttaaaacgtaaacacattcaatgtaagtttgttttttgtgactggGCTACACCAGGTATTCGTATAAGTAGGGAAAAGTTGTTTGAACTTTACGGCATGAAACCATTTAATAGTAGTGAGGCTTTCCACAGTCATGTCTCCaggtactcaaaaatatttaaatcggttTGTAAGCATGCTAAAGCACTTCATATTAGCAGTAAAATTAAGACCgcggaaaacaaaataaaaactacctggaatataattaataacgagacaggtagaaataaaccacgtaatgttgaatttaatttaaatactgaaaacGGACGCAtcagtacaaatttaaaagttgCTCAGGAATTCGAAAGTTTCTTTAAGAATATTCCGCTAAAAACTACGGAAGCATTGAAATCGTCTCCATCTCTTTCTATCGAGcttcttaaaagtaatgttaaagaaTGCACTTCTGATTTCCGATTTCAATACACAAACCCACAAGCAGTCATCAAAGcatttaaagatattaaagttaagtcgactgaagatctctggggaatgtcggttaggatatgtaggtcttttatagagactatagcgcctcatctagctttaatttttaacaaaagtgtagatcaaggagtttttccaaatttaatgaaacatagtaaagtAGTTCCATTATTTAAATCCGGTGATAGTGCAGAACCCAATAACTATAGGCCAGTCTCTATTTTACCAGTACTcagtaaagtatttgaaaaactgATACTTACTCAGATGCTGCGTCACTTTAACATGAATTCTATCTTTCATGATCAACAATACGGGTTTACCAAAGGACGCTCTACTACTGACGCGGGGGTAGCTCTGATTAAACGGATTTTCGCCTCGTGGGAAGAAGCTCAGGACgctatcggaatattttgtgacctttcgaaggcatttgactgTGTTGAGCATGGGACTTTGTTGCTGAAGCTAGAACACTACGGCATTCGAGGGGTATCGCTAAATCTGTTAAAGTCTTACCTTcaggataggcaacttaaagttcaaataaacaaagtaaactcaCATGGGGCTAGCGTATCTATGGGTGTACCTCAGGGATCAATACTAGgtccattcctatttttggcatatataaatgacttgccccatttattcaaaaatgaacctcaaatggtattatttgctgatgacacatcactagtttttaaaataaacagacgaacaaataattatgacgacgtaaatgatgctctaatgaaggttcagaattggtttacagtcaataacttagtcttaaacgataaaaagacaaaatgtattagatttgttttgccaaatgttaaaagtaataaatgtgacatattattgaatcgtgaaaaattagaatttgtaaaagagactactttcctgggaatcaccgtagacgacaaattgcaatggggtcctcacattacatctctagcgggacgattaagctctgcagcttatgctgtctggaaaatccgacagttaaccgacatagacacggcaagactagtgtacttcagttacttccatagcatcatgtcgtacgGCATTTTActgtggggacaggctgctgacattgagtctatttttattttacaaaagcgcgccgtcagagctatctacaatcttggtcgtcgcgaatctctcagggaaaagtttaaggagatcaatattatgaccgttccatgtcaatttatctatgaaaacattatgtatgttaggaaaaatctaaacttgtttgacaaagtgtctgacagacacaattatgaaactagacataaggatagattgagccagccattctttagattgtcaaaaataagtaagtcgttcatgggattcggtgttaaatgttataacaaaattccagaggaaataaaacacctaaatgaaagacaatttaaattatgtattaaaaaaacgatgtgtagattagcatactacaaattgaatgattatatagaggataaaaatgcttggaggcaggctggtccagctccacagggtaacgaaaaaataaagtaattccaataatgtaataataaaaccatgttatttcaatttgttctgttaaattagatacaatcattgtaaatgtgagagccctgtaattagctaaaactgtattagactagtagaatgcacttgtgtcagcttggagttgtcatgctcactcaaaggtctcattggcggtggcacgggcattggatcgctcgattccctgcaacatggttgagttgggcggtgctggtgtacgtgtcatgttcgtgaacgggcgctgtcaactgggactggtcagctccagactgcattaagattgttgtcctcagggttattttctttttctatcactttgactaaatattagttttacattgttctcacatagttgaagcaatcgaaacaatgtaaccatgaattgtattgtgaatctgattggaaaagagtaacctatggagtttcttgctcgttcttctccataggaatctacactttggaacgagcaaatagcttcactagaggactgaccgacagactgacgttattaatattattatatttgctttgacgttcaaaagtgccttcctggtctaattgaaataaataattttgactttgactttgactttgactttgactttgctctcaaccaatccaataaaacaaGGATGGTAATAAGCAACTACGATGCTTAAtgacgcgggagaataatgatttgttaaacaAAACACAGCGCaagcatcactccggtcgagccttCCCATACattcaatataatatgtttaatatgaatatgactgcacggttggtgcggtggctaggcaactggctgccgcgcaacgtgtagcgggttcgatttccgcacggaacaactctttgtgtgatccacaaattgttgtttcgagtctgtgtgtcatgtgtacttgtatgattgtaaacgcacccatgatacaggagaaaatcccagtgtggggcaacgtttttaaaagaaagaagaaagaaaaaaatatcaatgtatGTAACAAACCTTATGCGCAGACATATCCTTGACAGCGTTGCACTTGAAGTTGCACAGCTTGCAGGAGTACAGGTACAGCTTGAAGTTGGGGGAGGCCAGCAGCTcgtgggggggagggaggtcACTCTTCCGCTTGCGGCCGCGACCTCGGCCGCGGGACGATACCAGCGCTCTGGAGAGGGGAAGGAACTATTATTATCAATACTGACTACCTCGGTGGCCTAgtggcaaggggtctcgggttcgattcccgggtcgggcgaagtattactgggcttttttcggtttttcgaaagtttctcagtaatagcacggagtctggaaatgtgcccggtatatggcaataggctcaccacctattacatgggacatacaacataaattgtgaaaagtgggtgtacattggcattacgtgccataatgtgcacctctgcctaccccttcggggattaaaggcgtgacgatatgtatgtatgtattatcaatactaatattataaagctgaagagtttgtttgtctgaacgcgctaatctccggaactactggtccgatttgaattattctttttgtgttgggtagtgcatttatcgaggaagattataggctataaaacatcacgctatgaccaataggagccaagcaaagcgggtaaaaccgcgcggaagtagctagtccataatatataaataagtcgggttttccttcctggcgctataactccagaacgatttccatggttttacattcgttggaaaggtctcttgctccgtgaggtttatagcaaattaaattcaggaaaaatttcaagagaCACACGCCCACACACGCACACACTTACGGTGggcggagatcgtcgcgcgatggAGTAATGTATGGCTAGATTATGTATGAGATTGTCattttttaattgcattttctACGTGcctttgttcagtagtggacgcctttaggctgatgatgataatgataatgatgggTAGGAAACTACGTGAACAAGTTGCACAACAACAGAGCGTGTTAAAAATCATATAACTAATCATTACTTACTTAGCCTTTTGTAAAGATTTCGCCTTCTCCAATATCTCTGTCGGTGACAATGGCTTCTGtggacaaaaataattattacaatatttttgatgttaaactgttttaatggtcttacatttttttagatatttgaaacaccagaggcgttacaagtgcgttgccgcctTTTTGgcagttagaaatttaagggttgttgttcgggaatcggggatggggaagattggaaaggggggaattgggcctccggtaacctcactcacacaacgaaacacaacgcaagcgttgtttcacgtcggttttctgctcggccgtggtatcactccggtcgagccggcccagcagtgccgaagcatggctctcccacacataaaatTACACTTATTACATGGTCATCAAAATTAACGGGCATAACCTATCGTATCTGCAGATTTTCTCACTAGAGATACAatattgacacattttgtaAGGACTGCCGTCGTTGGCCAagtgattgcaagtgcgacggccgggcaaggggtctcggattcgattcccggatcgcgTGAAGTATTACTGGTGTATAACGCTTTAATTCCATCGTACCTTATCCTCAGTTCGCTTCTGGAGGGCAGCGGACTGCTGCAGGCTGGACTTGAGTATGACTAGAGAGTTCTGCCCATCCTCGTTCTCCACCATCACGTACGAGTCCTGGTTGTCCGGGTCTGCAAATATACAACACTTtgaaatagggtagatgactaacttttgtttaaatttaagtATGGGAAAGCCAATGCTGccatgataccacggcctcacagaaaaccgacgtgaagcaacgcttgcgttgtgttttgttgtgtgactgaggttactggaggcctaattacccccttccaaatctccgattccctaacccccaaaaggccggcaacgcacttgtaacacctctggtgttgcgagcgtccatgggcggcggcgattgcttaccatcaggttgtatgctcgttaaccggcttataccacaaataaAGACAGGCCTTCTACCAGAGGCTTCACTCTGGCctacgtgttattccagaccataatctacccctgttccaaattccatCTCTATCCCTTCAATCGGTTTGACGTGAACcactaacaaacatacaaagtcaaagtcaaaagtcaaagcatttatttcaattaatcctaaataaggcacttttgaaacgtcaaattgaattgtccgtcagtctgtctgtcagtgaagctaggcgctcgttccaaagtgtagcttcgaatggagaagaacgagcaagaaactccatcgttactcttttaaacaaactttcgtatctatttataatataagtagagTATAAATGGATGTATACCAGCCTCACCTTCAGTATCGCTAGTCTGCAGCACGCACGTGACGGTGGCGTCGGACGACATCTCCCCGTCAGAGGGCGCCGCGTTCGCAACCAACTGGTAGCCCTCCTCGCCATCTTGACACCTggaaaagaaatatatttctattgaatactatttctatttaatcttctgtatactaatattataaagctgaagagtttgtttgtttgaacgtgctaatctccggagctactggtccgatttgaataattctttttgtgataaatgataaatgtactataaaacatcacactatgaccaataggagccaagcagagcgggtgaaaccgcgcggaagtagctagtatgacCATATAACAAGAGCCTTTGACAGTCTGCTGGACTACGGACTACTACCTACTCCACATAAGAGGATTTTCTATAATCTCCACATATGGCAGGAGTTTATATTTATCAGAGTGTTGCTgccttcttttttttaagaggcgaaaatcatccaattacttcttccgccttgggcgaggcgagagggagtgtcagactcttactgactaaaaaccaccccgttcctactcctgcttttcaagccggagccccgataaacccgctaggtagtcgttGACGTTCAAAGTGcattcccggtctatttgaaataaataattttgactttagatACATACCTGACCAGCGTCAAATTGAGCAGATCTAAATGCACGAGCCCCTTGCCGCTGGCGTCCAGCACCTGCATGTACTTCGCTTCATTCTCCTCTCCATCCGTCAGGTCGGGCAGGATGCTACCCTGGAGGAGAAGGTGGAACCGTTAGGTGGTAGAccacaaacatacaataaacaCTACAATATACACATAGGTcatatacaatttttaaaagttATGAGTTTCATGAAATAGATCTATTCCAAACACTAAGCTATTATACtatgaattttcgaaaataataacattttgcccaacccgggaatcgaacccgagagaCAACTGCAACTACTCAACCAATCAACTACGAGTTGATGGTgaatttacaaacacataacaacaaaatccgtaaaataatttgtggattacacaaaatcttgttccgtacgggaatcgaatccgcgacTACGAAATAAACAATTCTTAGTTTGCActaaattaaatctttaaaacaatttgtggatcacacaaaagcATGTTCCGTACTGGAATCGAACCTGCAACTACGCAAGTGCGGGTGTaacatgtacataaataaaagcGAAAAAATCATCATGCAATAAAAATCATGCATAGGATTGgaaatcagaaaaaaaatcaaactataccaaattcccaaacaacccaaaaataaataaagaagggGCACATTTAACCTGTAGATTTACCCGATCTTTTTCAAACGGAGTCACCTCCACTATCTGCAGCTGACCTGgaaacaaaataacatcaaattaacttaaataaaacacagtttGAGTAaactgttttttataataactattgtgagtcatacatacatacatacatatcgtcacacctttaatccccgaaggggtaggcagaggtgcacatcatggcacgtaatgccactgtgtacacccacatttcacaatttatattgtaagtcccatgtaataggtagtgaggttattgccatataccgggcacatttccagactccgtactaccactgagaaattttcaaaaaaccaaaaaaagcctagtaataatTCAGACGTTAGTatgagacttactaaattaactaaaaatcacagtttactcacatacattaatggagaaaagctctactagtttcaactgtttcaagtcacagagggatctCCTATACTCCATTATAAAAACATGAAGAATAGTTTTTTTTGACAAGTATACACTTGTGAAAACATAAGCTCACCATCTTTGTACTCCGCGGACAGGATCTGTCCATCAGAGGTCTCCACCGTCACCTCCTCATCCGACATCTTGGATTAATTctgaaaattgtataataaccTTGTTATGAAACTAATAATGTGACAGACATACAAAAGGTATAAAAGTGTGTAAAATGGCTATTTTGGTTTAggtaccattttgttttttattataaaaatctttgctctgcactaggattttttccttgttgtggatgtgtttacaaacatacaagttcacatacacatgacacccagacctggaacaacaatttgtggatcacacaaagagttgttctgtgcaGGATTTAAACCCACTACCTGTTGCAGGACAGCCAGTTGCCAAGCCACCGCATCAACTGTGACCACAGaaacaatcaaaacaatgtaaccaagaattgtattgtgaatctgattgaaaaagagtaacctatctagtttcttgctcgttcttctccataggaatctacactttggaacaaacaAATAGcccaactagaggactgaccgacagacagacgttattaatattatatttgctttgacattaaTAAGTatcttcctggtctatttgaaataaataattttgactttgatctaGTTGATCTAATGGTAAACAATCTCTCTCGCTCGGTCTGTTAAAAACAGTCAAACAAGTtgaacaaaaatagaaataaggGTAGTGCCATTATTACTACAAACTAATAAAAGTgatttttcaatacaaattagcttattttctttacttaatattaagatattCTTTGATAGGGGTCtgtagaattatttatattgtaaaagtgttatttatattgtgtatgtatgtatgtatgtggttCGTGTCTGCAAAAAGTTTAAGAAACCCTGGTCTAGGAGTAATAAAAAGGTCTgaaataggttacaaaatagaaaaaaataataaattacttatcatAACTTTATGTGTATGGTATTACCAAAAATCGAAAAGATCGATAACCACACAGCTCGCCGTGAGGTTATATTCAACGTATTCTAcatttctaataaatatttaagcttAATTCATCAACTTATTTACAAATCccaacaaataataaacaaaataaatgtcaatcaaGGTTTGTCAAAAATTCTTGCAACACCAAATTCATTGTTGCCGTGTTTCTTTAATGGCGAtcgagtttttaattttattattgcaacaATCAATACTTACATTTAATGGCAACAATAAGGATTTCCAACACTCAAAATAATGGTCACAAGACGAATAACacgattatattaataaaataacttcaatTAATGCGAGAAAATGGCGTCCTCAAGGTATAATATAACTTTTTCTTCGTAAATTACGAGGCAAAGACGTTTCGGCGTTTCACAAGAGTTGCCAGTATCAATTTTGTTTACCCAACTTTTGCCTTTAAAATTACCGAAAATTCTaattgttggttttattttatattaatttataaataaaagcaatatttaattattataatattttaaatcaaacaatatttctttatatttttctgattcaaataatttaataaaatggaaTTATGTATACCAGAAAAACATTCATGAcgtaacaatacaaaaatagagtgaatctaaataaaatagagctgttctttaataaacattttattttataacaaacatgtaacatcaaaaatgttttcataatataGTTTTTCTCTTTCTAATGTTCAACATTTATAATACTGTCTCTATCTTCAATTTAATATGTCGACATGACGTTGTAGAGTCGGAATGTAGAGCTAAAAAGGTAAACAGATGACATCACACAACCAATCCGTAACAGGTAGAGGCGATGTGAAAGAGAATCTGCTGTCTTCTTCACTCTTATACGATTCTCATaagaatatttacaaaattagaaCTTCGAATAAGAAAATAACTGCAAACTctacctgaaaataaaaaatatgacaagaTGGTGAACTGAATTTTGAACAAGTTTTGTTAAGTAACTATGGACTTAAATTGAGTAGTTTTGGAGAGAAAAAATAGTGAAATTGAAATCCTACATCGCGCTATCAAAGTTTTCACGCGTATTGGAAGGCGAACGTAATTTTAGCTCGAGATAGAGGGAGGTCCGTAGCTACTACGTAAACCGGTGCTGGCGAGGAACCGGTCTAACTCCTCGTCATCAGATATGTTGAAGCGTAAGCAATCATATAATGGTAAAATATAATGTCAAATATGTCAAGAAAAATGATAAAGAGAGACTAGGTCTCACCCACACGGTAGTAGCTGATTTGACTTCCTTTTTGTTGATTTAGGAAAgcaatttttaatgaaaaattgttcgaaataaatttaaaaactctttttgaacattttccaatatttttccGTGATTTAGTTGTAATAGAATAAGCGGAATCTTAGAGTGTAGTTTTTTAGccaaaaatacacacatttagagaaaacataaaaaaatacaataaagaatttgaaaaaatataatataaccaaTACTTTTCGGagaattttgattatttttttaaagttttgaatGTCTCTACCACACAATTTCCAACTCTACCGCCTCAAATGGGGTTTCATTTATCAAATGAAACCCGAAACCCGTACCTGAGTTAATAAAGAGTGCGTTGTACCACGGTTACTACCGGTTAATGAACTCTCCTGACATTGTCGGTCAA encodes:
- the LOC118279862 gene encoding uncharacterized protein LOC118279862 isoform X2 encodes the protein MSDEEVTVETSDGQILSAEYKDGQLQIVEVTPFEKDRGSILPDLTDGEENEAKYMQVLDASGKGLVHLDLLNLTLVRCQDGEEGYQLVANAAPSDGEMSSDATVTCVLQTSDTEDPDNQDSYVMVENEDGQNSLVILKSSLQQSAALQKRTEDKKPLSPTEILEKAKSLQKAKALVSSRGRGRGRKRKSDLPPPHELLASPNFKLYLYSCKLCNFKCNAVKDMSAHKAREHTVGGSRGRAGSGRGAAVTLQCARCPYRAATHSQLMKHVQEKHLENHTVHLHTEEVEAADVLVCGACGFESGSRSVFRKHIEEEHGATTC
- the LOC118279862 gene encoding uncharacterized protein LOC118279862 isoform X1, yielding MSDEEVTVETSDGQILSAEYKDGQLQIVEVTPFEKDRVNLQGSILPDLTDGEENEAKYMQVLDASGKGLVHLDLLNLTLVRCQDGEEGYQLVANAAPSDGEMSSDATVTCVLQTSDTEDPDNQDSYVMVENEDGQNSLVILKSSLQQSAALQKRTEDKKPLSPTEILEKAKSLQKAKALVSSRGRGRGRKRKSDLPPPHELLASPNFKLYLYSCKLCNFKCNAVKDMSAHKAREHTVGGSRGRAGSGRGAAVTLQCARCPYRAATHSQLMKHVQEKHLENHTVHLHTEEVEAADVLVCGACGFESGSRSVFRKHIEEEHGATTC